A genomic region of Echeneis naucrates chromosome 24, fEcheNa1.1, whole genome shotgun sequence contains the following coding sequences:
- the LOC115038022 gene encoding trace amine-associated receptor 1-like, with the protein MAPEAMLNQTDDIHPCYEFDRVSHILKRKHSTICVLLYLFFSSLSVIIVCGNLLVIISIVYFKQLHTPTNSLILSLAVADLLVGVIVFPLGLEFPISSCLYHEDLFCKVRDSFDVILSTASILNLCCISIDRYYAVCQPLTYNTKTNAQFVIMILGSWSVSILVAVGFIIAGLNPDKCPNVCIIDVLLANILGPILSFYLPVIIMLCIYLKIFLVAQKQARSIQSTKSGATVSKMETKATKTLATVLGVFLLCWLPFFLCFAVQLLNHVSVPIEVFETLNWLALSNSMLNPFIYAFFYSWFRSAFRMIVSGKIFKGDFSNTKLF; encoded by the coding sequence ATGGCACCAGAAGCCATGCTCAACCAAACTGATGACATACATCCATGTTATGAATTCGATAGGGTGTCTCACATACTGAAAAGAAAGCATTCCACgatatgtgttttgttgtatCTATTCTTCAGTTCATTATCTGTTATAATTGTATGTGGAAACCTTCTTGTTATAATCTCCATCGTTTACTTCAAACAGCTCCATACGCCTACAAactctctcatcctctctctggctgtggcCGACCTGCTGGTTGGGGTCATAGTCTTTCCTCTTGGTCTGGAGTTCCCTATAAGTTCCTGTCTGTATCATGAAGACTTGTTTTGCAAAGTACGAGACAGCTTTGATGTTATACTGAGCACAGCTTCTATTCTGAACTTATGCTGCATCTCCATTGACAGATATTATGCAGTGTGTCAGCCCCTGACatacaacacaaagacaaacgcTCAGTTTGTGATCATGATCCTAGGAAGCTGGAGTGTTTCTATTCTGGTTGCTGTTGGATTCATAATAGCAGGTTTAAACCCAGATAAATGTCCGAATGTATGTATTATTGATGTTTTACTTGCAAACATTTTAGGACCTATTCTCTCATTTTACCTCCCGGTGATCATAATGCTCTGTATCTACCTGAAGATTTTCCTTGTTGCTCAGAAACAGGCACGCAGTATCCAGAGCACAAAGTCTGGAGCTACTGTCAGTAAGATGGAGACAAAGGCCACAAAAACTCTGGCTACTGTTCTGggagtttttcttctgtgttggcttcctttcttcctctgttttgctGTTCAGCTTTTGAATCATGTTTCAGTGCCAATTGAGGTGTTTGAAACTTTAAATTGGCTTGCATTGTCTAATTCAATGCTCAATCCGTTTATCTACGCTTTCTTCTACAGCTGGTTCCGATCGGCTTTCAGGATGATCGTTTCTGGGAAAATATTTAAAGGAgatttttcaaacacaaaacttttttaa